One window from the genome of Mumia sp. ZJ1417 encodes:
- a CDS encoding acyl-CoA thioesterase II has protein sequence MWRVPATIEELVDLLDLERLEEDLLRGGHPKGSELTRVFGGQVAAQALMAAARSVDTDRAVHSLHVYFLLGGDPSVPIIYDVERIRDGGSFSTRRVSARQHGKVIFYMTASFHRHEDGYAHQDAMPEVPAVSASPELAEVLAYVDAQAAEHWRHEWSALDVRYIGDNRAADDPTRQLVPAVQRLWLRALGELGDDPVLNACVLTYISDLSLLGSSLVPHGLTIGSPTIQPASLDHAVWFHRPIRADHWMLYDQRSPSAIGARGFATANIFAEDGALLASVAQEGLIRPVTRQPKA, from the coding sequence ATGTGGCGCGTGCCTGCAACGATCGAAGAACTCGTCGACCTTCTCGACCTCGAGCGTCTCGAGGAGGATCTCCTCCGCGGCGGACACCCGAAGGGGAGCGAGCTCACGCGGGTCTTCGGGGGGCAGGTCGCCGCGCAGGCGTTGATGGCTGCCGCCCGCAGCGTCGACACCGACCGGGCGGTGCACTCCCTGCACGTCTACTTCTTGCTCGGTGGCGATCCGAGCGTGCCGATCATCTACGACGTGGAGCGGATCCGTGACGGCGGCTCGTTCTCGACGCGGCGGGTCTCGGCGCGCCAGCACGGCAAGGTCATCTTCTACATGACGGCGTCGTTCCACCGCCACGAGGACGGATACGCGCACCAGGACGCGATGCCCGAGGTGCCCGCCGTCTCGGCGTCGCCCGAGCTGGCCGAGGTGCTGGCGTACGTCGACGCCCAGGCTGCTGAGCACTGGCGCCACGAGTGGTCGGCGCTCGACGTCCGCTACATCGGTGACAACCGCGCTGCTGACGATCCAACCAGGCAGCTGGTGCCGGCCGTCCAGCGGCTGTGGCTGCGGGCGCTGGGCGAGCTCGGCGACGATCCTGTCCTCAACGCGTGCGTGCTCACGTACATCAGTGACCTGAGCCTGCTCGGCTCGTCGCTCGTCCCGCACGGGCTGACCATCGGGTCACCCACCATCCAGCCGGCCTCGCTGGACCACGCCGTGTGGTTCCACCGGCCGATCCGCGCGGACCACTGGATGCTGTACGACCAGCGCTCACCGTCCGCGATCGGCGCTCGCGGGTTCGCCACGGCCAACATCTTCGCGGAGGACGGCGCACTGCTGGCCTCCGTCGCGCAGGAGGGGCTGATCCGCCCCGTCACGCGCCAGCCGAAGGCCTGA
- a CDS encoding PAC2 family protein, giving the protein MRKWIARLRPGSRDSGVFDGLPEGVRPTMIYAFDGFLNAGSAPRLALEHLESRDEGEVVHEFDLDDYYDYRARRPPVVFDRDRYADYERPSLELRRHSDDHGVPYLVLTGPEPDFRWEQFAEEVHDLVEAHGVELVVGLGAVPMGVPHTRPSVVTNHAVRRDLLDRKNLFRAQVVLPASIQSVLELRLGEWGHDALGYVAHVPQYVAQVEYPSASVALLEAVATRTGLQFDLEELRLQQAETVADIHKQVEEQDGGEVLAGLERQYDQMNRSATEPLVTDESELPTPDEIGQQFEQFLAQLDERESGPSD; this is encoded by the coding sequence GTGCGCAAGTGGATCGCCCGGCTGAGGCCAGGGTCTCGTGACAGCGGAGTGTTCGACGGTCTTCCCGAGGGGGTGAGACCGACAATGATCTATGCCTTCGACGGCTTCCTCAACGCCGGCTCCGCCCCGCGGCTCGCGCTGGAGCACCTCGAGTCGCGCGACGAGGGCGAGGTCGTCCACGAGTTCGATCTCGACGACTACTACGACTACCGCGCGCGCCGGCCTCCGGTCGTCTTCGACCGTGACCGCTACGCCGACTACGAGCGCCCGTCGCTCGAGCTGCGCCGGCACAGTGATGACCACGGCGTCCCTTACCTCGTGCTGACCGGGCCGGAGCCCGACTTCCGCTGGGAGCAGTTCGCCGAGGAGGTCCACGACCTCGTCGAGGCCCACGGGGTGGAGCTCGTCGTCGGGCTCGGTGCAGTGCCGATGGGCGTCCCGCACACGCGGCCGTCGGTCGTCACCAACCACGCGGTGCGCCGCGACCTGCTCGACCGCAAGAACCTCTTCCGCGCGCAGGTCGTCCTGCCCGCGAGCATCCAGTCGGTCCTCGAGCTGAGGCTGGGGGAGTGGGGGCACGACGCGCTCGGCTACGTCGCCCACGTCCCGCAGTACGTCGCCCAGGTCGAGTACCCCTCGGCGTCCGTCGCCCTCCTGGAGGCGGTCGCGACCCGTACGGGGCTGCAGTTCGACCTCGAAGAGCTGCGCCTCCAGCAGGCCGAGACGGTCGCAGACATCCACAAGCAGGTCGAGGAGCAGGACGGCGGCGAGGTCCTCGCCGGCCTCGAGCGCCAGTACGACCAGATGAACCGCTCCGCCACGGAGCCGCTGGTCACGGACGAGTCAGAGCTGCCGACGCCCGACGAGATCGGCCAGCAGTTCGAGCAGTTCCTTGCCCAGCTCGACGAGCGCGAGTCCGGCCCGTCCGACTGA